The Archangium primigenium genomic interval CTCAGCTCGTGGCGCGTGGCGCCCTGGGGCTCGCGCTCGCCGTGGGCGGTGTCCGCGTTGAGCTTCCAGCCGATGAAGGCGATGCCCGACGCGTCCGTCACCGTGCCCGTCAGCTGCACGCGCCACGTGCTGGGCCGCGTGTCCGCGCTCGGCGAGGTGAGGGTGATGACCGGCGCCTCCGTGTCCTTCTGGGGCTCGGGCGGCGGCGGCTCGGTGGGCGGCTGGGGCGGGGACTCCGGGCCCGGTCCGGGCTCCACGGGCTCCGTCGTTCCCGGCGCCTCCGGCTCCGAGGACCCGGGCGGCGTCGAACCCCCACAGGCGGCGCCGGTCAGCGCCAGCGTGAGCAGGAGGGCATGAAATTTGAAATTGATTCGCAGTATCGACATGGCCTGGGCTTCTACCAAGGCCATTCTTCACGGTGCAAGGCGCGGGGGGAGCGGTTCAGGGCGCCACGCAGGTGAAACTGTCCGCGAGGTTCGGATTGCCGGCGCCGGAGTAGCGCGGATAGAGCGGGTACTTGCAGACGGGGCGGGAGAGGACGGGCGCGCCCGTGGCATCCGGCGTGTGGGCGAGGAGCGGGGTGCGCGAGGGGGGCACGCCGCGCTCCACCCAGGTCTCCAGCGCGGAGAGCCAGTCCACCTGGTTGGGGCCCGGGCCGGGGATGCCGCCGCAGTGGTGGACGCCCGGGGCGGGGAAGTACTCCACGAAGGTGTCCGCCTGGGCCTGTCCTCCCGCCGCGCGCACCACGGCCTCGTAGTACGCGTCCGTGCCGCGCGAGCTGATGATGCCGTCGGCGCTCCCGTGCCGGAGGATGAGCTTGCCGCCCCGCGCCCGGAAGCGGCTCAGGTCCGGGTCGAGCGCGGACACCTGGGCCGTCACCTCCGCGATGCGCTCGCGCCACGCGCCGGGCTGGAAGCGCAGCGGGTCGAAGCCGGGGTCCCGGGTGATGAAGTAGCGGATGAGCTCGCGCGAGAGGACCTGGCCCGCCGAGCGCTCGAAGTCGCCCGGCTCCAGCCGCCACGCGGCCCAGCCGCCCGGATCCTCCGCGTCTCCCACCGGCCAGCCCGGGTAGAGCACCTGCCCGTCGACCACCACGGGGGCGGCGAGCGCGCGGGCCGAGGCCACCTGGGCGGGCGTCAGGCACGTGTCGCGCTCCGGGCCCTGGCACTGGAGGACGCCGGGGTCGAACGCGCAGCCGGGGTGGGAGACGATGCCGTCGGCGAGGCCGTCCTTCGCGTCACAGGCGGCGAGCATCGCCTGGCCCAGGTGCGAGAGCTGGGCGCGCGAGGGCAGGGCGCCCGGGAGCGCGAGCCGCTGGGCGTGCTGGTTGAACGCGAGCATCAGCGACACGAAGTCGTGCGCGGGCGCGTGGATGACGAGGCCGTCGAAGTCCTCGGGCCAGCGCTGGGCGGCGATGAGCCCCTCGCGCCCGCCGTTGGAGCAGCCCTCGAAATACGTCTTCGTGGCGTCCTGGCCGTAGTGCGCGCGGATGAGGGCCCGGGCCACGGGCAGCACGCGGTGCACGGACAGGGAGGCGAAGTCCTCGAGCGGCCCGGGCTCCAGCGCGAACGCGCCCTGGGCGGGTGTGCCGGTGTGGCCACCATCCGAGGCGACCGAGGCATAGCCCCGGGCGAGGTTCTCGTCCGCGGGGAAGATGACGCCGTCATAGCCGCCCCCCCCATTGTAGACGGTGCGGCCATTCCACCCGGTGGGCAGCCGCACCTCGAAGTGGAGCGAGGGCGGCAGCTCGCCCCGCACCCGGCAGTACTCCGGCACGGGCCCCTGGGCGGGCACGCGCGTGGCCTGGGTGAGCGTGGCGCCCTGCACGGCGAGGGCGGCGAGGCGCTCGCAGTCGGGGGCGCGGGCCTCGGGAGCGGCGGAGGGGGAGTGGGTGCAGGCGGCCACGCCCAGCAGCAGCGTGGCGAGGGTGGAGCGCGAGGCGCCGGGGAGCGGGGACATGCCCCGAAGCCTAGCCGGGAGCCAGGTGGGACGTGTCGTTCCAGCGCTGGATGACGGGCTGGCGGGAGTCCGGGTCGAGCGCCACCACGCTGATCGCCGCGGTGCCGAGCACGAAGAAGCGCCCGTCGCCCGGCGGCAGGCCGAGCCAGCGCGCGCCGAGCACCCGCAGCAGGTGGCTGTGGGCGAAGACGAGCACCGCGCCGTCCACGGCGCGGGCCTCGGCGATGACGCGATCCACGCGGGCGCCCACGTCCTGGGGCGACTCGCCCTGGGGCACGCCGTCCGTCCAGATGCGCCAGTCGGGCCGGTGGGCGCGGATCTCGTCCTTCGTCTTGCCCTCGTACGCGCCGTAGTCCCACTCCATCAGATCCGGGCGCGGCGCGGCCACGTCCCCAAAGCCCGCCAGGGCGCACGTCTCGCTCGCGCGGCTCAGGGGGCTGGTCCACACGGCGGCGAAGGTCCACGCACGCAAGGGCTCGCGCAGCCGCGTCGCCATCTGACGCCCCTCGTCGAGCAAGGGAATGTCCGTGCGGCCGGTATGCTGGCCGCTGCGGCTCCAGGCGGTTTCCCCATGGCGGACCAGGACGAGCACGGACGGCTTCTTCATGAAGGCGATGACCTCGGGAGGGAGCACGGGTGAAGCGCGGGCGCCGCACCACAGGTTCCGAAAAAGAGCAAGCGGGCGGGCGTGGCTTTTAAGAAGTGTTACGTCGGACCCCGGCTCCTTGGGGCCCGGACGATTTCGTGACACAACCGCGAGGCGACGGGAAGTGCCGGACCCGTTCATCGCTCATCCGTGAGGCAGCGTGCGTTTCCCTGTGGACTTCGACGGTGCAATGGGGCGCTTCGCCCGACTGTCCTACCAACGGCCAGGACGGGTGCTCCTGGGCGCCCTCCTGGTGGCGCTCCTGGCGGCGGGGTTCGCCGCGCGCCTGGGCTTCCATGGCTCATTCGTGGAGCTGTTGCCCTCGCACACCGTGGAGGTGAGCGACCTGGAGGCGGTGTCCCAGAAGGCCGGAGGGGATGGCTACCTCGTGCTCCGGGCCCAGGGCGCGGCGCCCGAGGAGCTGCGCCGCTTCGCCCACGCGCTCGCGCCTCGGCTGGAGACGCTGGAGGAGGTGCGCTACGTCGAGTACCGCTACGACACGCGCTTCTTCGCGGACCGCGCCCTGCTGCTCTTGTCCGCGCCCCAGCTCAAGGGCCTGCGCGAGGACCTGGAGGAGGCGCTGCGGCAGCAGAAGCTCGCGGCCAACCCGCTGTTCGTGTCGCTGGACGACACGCCGCCGCTCACCTTCGAGGAGATCGCGCGCAAGCACACGCCCAAGCTCGGGGTGAGCGAGTACCTCACGTCCCCGGACGGGCGCGAGCTGTACCTCTTCGTCAAGCCGGCGGGCGTCGCGGGTGACCTGGTGTTCGCCCAGGAGCTGGTGGCCGCGGTGCAGGCCACGAGCGACGCGGTGGCCAAGGACTTCCCCGGCGTGCGCACGGACGCCACGGGCACGCACGTGCTGCGCATCGAGGAGGATCGGCGCATGCGCGAGGACCTCACGCGCGCCTCCATGCTCTCGGGCCTCATCGCCGCGGCGATCGTCGCCCTGTCGTGCCGGCGCCTCACCGCGCTGGCGGTGGTGGGCGCGCCCGTGGGCGCGGGCCTGCTCGTCACCTTCGCCGTGGTGCAGGTGACCATCGGCTACCTCAACATCATCACCGGCTTCCTGGTGGCCATCCTCATCGGCCTGGGCATCGAGTACGGCCTGCACCTGTTCCTGCGCTACGCCGAGGAGCGTCGCGAGCTGCCCGCCGAGGCCGCGCTGGTGGCCGCCATCCAGGGCACCTGGGCCGGCGCGCTCACCTCCGCCTGCACCAACGCCGCCGCCTTCGCCGCGCTCACGCTCGCCCAGTTCCAGGCCTTCGCCCAGTTCGGGTGGATCGCCGCCTCGGGCGTGATGTGCACCGTGCTGGCCACCTACCTGCTGGGCCCCGCGCTCGTCGCCCTCACCGAGCGCCTGCGGCCCTCGCGCGCCGCGGCGCCCCTGCCGCACCGGCCCCGCCGCTCGGCCCCGCGGCCCGTGCCCCGCATGCTGCTGGTGGGCATCGTGGTGGGCGTGGGCGCCATCGTGGCCTACTCGGCCTCGGTGGCCCACACGGTCGGCTTCGAGCCCAACATGCGCAAGCTGCGCGGGGAGTTCGCCGCCACGCGCCTGGACGATCACATCATCTCGCAGCTGGGTCGGCGCCACTCGCCCACCGTCTTCCTGTCGCCGGACGTGGCCCAGGCGGGTCAGCTCGCCACCACGCTGCGCGACCTGGAGGCCCGGCACGGCAAGGACCGCACGTTCGCCGACGTGGTGTCGCTCAATGACTTCCTGCCCCGTCAGGGCGCGGACGTGGAGGCCGAGCGCGCCGCGCTGCGCGCCTTCATGGACGACCTGCCCGAGAGCGCCCGGACGTCGGACCGGCTGCGTCCGGCGTTGGATCGGCTGGAGACGCTGCTCGCCGCGAAGCCCTACGGCGTGGAGGCCGTGCCCTCGGAGGTGCGCCGCCGCTTCACGGCGCTGGATGGCGCGGGCAGCTTCGTGATGGCCTTCAAGCGCGAGTCCCTGTCGGACACGGACGCGCTGCACCGCTTCGGCGCGCAGATGGACGAGTTGCGCGAGGTGGCGCGGGCGCGCGGCCTGGACATGAAGGTGCTCGACTCCAACCTCATCGCCTACCGCATCTTCGAGCTGGTGCGGAAGGACGGCCCGGGCCTCTTGCTGGCCGCGGGGCTGGCGGTGTTCGCGATGATGGCCATGAGCCTGCGCAGCCTGCGGCGCGCGGGCCTGGTGGCGGGGCCGCTGTACGTGGGGCTCGCGTGCCTGCCCGCGGCGATGCACCTGTACGGCCTCAAGCTCAACTTCATCAACGCGGTGGTGCTGCCCAACCTGCTGGCCATCGCGGTGGACAACGCGGTGCACCTCTACCACCGCTACCGCGAGGAGGGCCCCGGCTCGCTCGCCCACGTGGTGCGCACCACGGGCGTGGCGGCGGTGGTGGCCACCCTGTCCAACGCGGCCGGCTACGGCGCGCTGCTCACCGCGCGCCACCCGGGGCTCAAGTCCATCGGCGAGCTGGCCCTGCTGGGCGTGGCCTGTGCCTTCCTCGGCACCACCGTGCTCTTCCCCGCGCTGCTCGCGCTGCTCGAGCGCCAGCCCCCGGGCTCGCGCCTGGAGGAGGACGAGCGCCTGCTGCCGCTGCCGGCCGAGCCGGAAGAGGAAGTCCAGCGCTCCGCCTGATATGCCGGGCGCGCGCGGACGTTGTGAGCGCATGACACCTCGTTCGCGCGCGTCGATGGGCTGGGTCTCGCTGGGTTGTGTGCTGATGTGGTTCACGGGTTGCGCCACGATCGACCGGCGGCAATTGCTCGAGCGCGGGGCCGCCGCCATCACCTACCGGCTGCCCCCCGAGCGGCTCCTGGACGTGGCCCGGGAGCTCCTCCTGGAGGAGGGCTACGCCCTGGTGCCGAGCACGGATCCGCTCTACGTGCGCACCGCCTGGCGGGTGAAGTTCGACGACACCCTGGACATCGGAGGCCTGCGGCAGCGGCACTTCGTCCTGGTGAAGCGGCTCGACGAGGGCCTCTGCGCGGTGAACGTGTACCGGATGTCCAGCACCTCCGTGGGCCGGACCGCGCCCCATCCCGTCTCGTCCCATGTGGACGAGAAGACGGGCACGCAGAAGATGACCCAGGGAGACCCCATGTCCCCCGGCCGTCCGGTGCTCGAACGGGACCTGGAGCTGGAGTGGCGCCTCCTCTCGCGCCTCTCTCCCGCCACCGCGCACGCGCTGGAGTCCCAGGTGGATGCCTACCTCGCCCAGCACCCGTGAGGCCCGAGCGGCGCCTCGCGCGGACCGTCAGGCCTGGGCGAGCGGGAGCGTCGCCGCGGTGGGCAGGCTCAGCACGAAGCGGGCGCCGCCCGCGGCGTGGTTCTCCGCGTGCAGGGAGCCGCCCACCCGGGCCACGTACTCGCGGCACAGGGCGAGTCCCAGTCCCGTGCCCTTGCCCGGGGGCTTGGTGGTGAAGAAGGGCTCGAAGAGGCGCGCCAGCACCTCGGGGGGAATGCCCGGACCGTTGTCGTCCACCCAGAGGATGACCCCCTCCGCCGCGAGCCGCGCGCTCACGGTGATGTGGGGGCGGCGGGGGGGCTGGGCCATGTCCACCGCATCGGCCGCGTTGAGCAGCAGGTTCACCAGCACCTGCACCATGTGGCGCTGGCCCAGGCGCACCTCGGGCAGTCCCGGGGCGAGCACCAGGTGGACCGCGCCCTCCTCGCGCAGCCGCATGGAGACGAGCCGCCGGGCCTCCTGCGCCGCTTGCTCCAGCTGGCCCCGCTCCTCCTCGCCCATCACCCCCGCGCGCGAGAAGCCCCGCAGGTCCGTGACGATCTGCTGGATGCGCAGCACGCCCTGCTGGGTCTCGCCGAGCACCTCCTCCATCTCCTGCCGGTCGAGGGGCTCGTGGGCACTGCCGAGCTGGCGTCGCACGTGGCTCAGGTTGGCCTTCACGTACGCCAGGGGGTTGTTCACCTCGTGCGCCACGCCCGCGGCGAGCTGGCCCACCAGCACGAGCCGCTCCACGTCCGAGCGTTCGCGCTCGGCGCGCGCCCGCAGCCGCTCGCTCTCCGCGAGCTGATCCAACGCCTGGAGCCGCTCCGCGTGCGCCGCCTGCTGCGCCTCGATCATGCGCCGGTACATGCGCGTGCCGAAGAGGGCCAGGGCCAGGAGCGTGGTGAAGCTCACCGACTGCAGGAGGATGCGCTCGGGGGGCACTCCGGCCAGCGCGTTGAGCAGGATGACCACGCCGAGTCCCGCGCCTCCGGCGATGAGCGTGGGCATGCGGCTGTCGGGGGAGAACACCGACAGGATGAAGGGCATCACGAAGAACACCTGGAAGTAGGGGCTCTGCGGCCCGCCACTCAGGTGGACGAAGAAGGTGGTGGTCACCAGGGACAGGCCGGCGGCGAGCGCTCCCGCCCAGCGCATGCTGATCCACCCCGCGCCCACGCCCAGGCCCATGAGGCAGAAGCTCACGATGCTCAGCAACTGCACGCCCACGAGCCCCGGTGGGACGTCACGTGTCACCACGCAGTGCAGCACCAGTCCGCCCAGGAGCGCGCTCGCGCCAACGAAGTAGTTGCGGCGCTGCATGCGCAGCAGGGCTTCACGGGGCGACGGGCGGGGGTTCATCGGAAGCGGAAGCTAACGCGACCCCCCCCACGCCCGCTGGACCCGGGGCCGCGGGGGGGAGGCCCGGCCCCATGACTGCTCACCAACGGACAGCGGCCTCATCCCCCTGTCCCGCGAGTGTCTTCTGCCCGCACCCCGGGTTGGTGTGGGTGCGGCACCGCCTCACTCCAGGTGAGGCCTCGCCGCGGGCGATCAGCCGCCGTGGACATTCACGATGTCGAAGCCGCCCGTGAGTCCGCCCCAGGTGCGCAGGCCGATCCGGCCGGAGGCGTACTGCGCATCGCGGCCGGTGCCCAGCGTCTGCCACGTCCCGCCGGGCTGCCAGACGCCCATCGTCAACGCATCGCCCTGCACCGAGAAGCGGATGTTCATGTACTGGCCCGCGCCGGACGGCCAGGGGTAGAGGCCGCCAGCCAGGAGGGTCCACGTGCCGCCGTTGTTCTTCGACACCGCCCACGTGTAGCCGGCGCTCGTGCGCTTGAACTCCGCCTGGTAGTAGTGGGTCGCGTCCTGGGCCCGGGCGATCAGCGCGATGCCGGCGTTGAGGGGCGCGTTGTGGGCGAGCACCGAGGCGTCCATCGTGTACGCCCGCCAGCCGGCACTGCCCCCGAGCGTGAGGTTGTCGCCGGTTCCGGTGGCGCAGTACTCGGTGGAGACGGGGCGGCACAGCGACCAGGTGCCGAGCTGCGGCGACCACTGCTGGGTCGTGTTGCCCTCGAAGTCGTCCTGGAAGAGCCGGGGCTGCCAGGCCGGCTCCACCCGCCAGAGGTGATCGCTGGTGCCGTTGTCGCTGAACTGCACCACGTTGGCGCTGTCCGCCTTCGACATGCCGTCCACGCCCAGCACGAGCCCGCTGTGGCGGTTGAGGATCTTGAACTGTCCGCCGCCCGCGTCGACGAAGCGCCAGAGCTGATCGTTCGTCCCGCTGTCCTGGTGCTGCTGGATCCGCGCGCTCAGGGCCTGGGAGGCGCCCTGGACGGCGAGCACCAGGCCACTGTTGAGGTTGAGGACCTTGAACCAACCGCCGCCCGCGTCGACCAGCTCCCACTGGTGGTCCAGCGTCCCGTTGTCGGCGTACTGCTGCACCTGGGCGCTGTTGTCCTGGGACGCCGCGGCGATGCCCATGAGCTTGCCGCTGTTGACGTTCTGCAGGAGGAAGACGGGCGCCGACCAGACCTCGAACTCGCTGAGGCCCCAGCCGGTGCCGCCTCCGGCGTTGGGCGCGACCACGCGCAGCTGGGTCGTGGTCAGCGGCGGGAAGGTGATGTGATTGACCGTGGTGGCCGTGGGCGCCGAGGGCGTGCGCGTCTGCCCGGGCACGCTCGCCCAGGCGCCGCCGGTCCAGTACTGCAAGTCATAGCTCCGGGGCGTGCGCACGCCCCCGCCGTCGTCATAGAAGTACAGCCGGACGTCCGAGGTGGTGATGGGGTGCTGGTACCTCACGCCGAAGTGATCGCTCGCCTGCGCGGTGGCGTAGGTCGTCCAGCGGGTGTTCTGGGGAATGCCGTTGCGGAAGACGAGGCCGTCGATCGCGTTCCAGGCGTTGTCCCCGGCGCCCCCGAACGTGTACGACGCGAACGGCTGCGCCTTGTAGGCGATGCGCTGGCCGTTGGCGGCGATGTTCACCTTGCCCCCGCCGTTGGACTGCACGAGCGGCGCGCCCACGGTGACGGTGACGGCGCCCAGGCCCGTCTGGGTGGCGACCCGCGCGCCATCCACGAAGACGTGCAGACCCACGCCCTGGCCGTAGCGCGTGCCCAGCCGGTCCCACAGCACGGTGACGTTGTGGCCGTGGTACGGGAGGTTCTCCAGCGCGAAGTAGTCCCAGGTCGCGGGGGCGAGCGGCTTGAGCGTCAGCGTGTCGTCGGCCTGGCCGCGCACGCCGAGGAGCCCGGAGATGACGTTGTCGGTGTAGGTCGAGTGGTTGTAGTCCTCGCTGTGCCCGGCGCCATCGTAGATCCACGTGTTGGCGTCGGCGTCGTGCGCCTCGGCGACGTAGGGGACGCCGTTCTTGTACTGCGTCGCCGCGTAGCCCCGGAGCAGTTGGACGTAGTTCGCGGCGGTGATCGTCGTCTGGGCGGGATAGTCGATGAGCAGGTTGGCCAGACCCGTCAGGGTCTGCGAGGTCTCATAGGGCCAGGACGGGCCGGTCCAGCGGCAGCAGCCCTTGTTGGCCTCGTGGTTGAACCACTTGCTGCGCCGCTCGACGGTGGTGGGCCCGTAGGTCGCGGCGAAGCCCTGCGGATCGAGCAGCTGGGCGAACGCGGTGGCGTCCGAGGCCTGGGGCAGGTGGAACATCCACGGCACGAAGCCATGCTCCTCGCGCGTGCCGAGCAGGGTGTAGCCCGGGTTGTTGTCGCGGTGCATGTGGTAATAGAAATTCCGGCTCGCGTCCCACAGCCGGGCCCGGGTCGCGGTCCTGAGCGCGTCCGCCCGGTTGTTGTACTCGGTGGTGGTGGCCGTGTCGCCCGCGAGCCCGGCGATCTGGGCGATGGCCCGCGCATCCCCATACTGATAGGCATTGAGGGTGGGCCGGTAGCCGGCTCCGCCGTGGTAGGGGTCCGGGCTCTCGTAGGACGCGGGCGTGAGCTCGGTGGCGTCCCAGACGGGCACCTGCCAGTAGAGGCCCAGCGTGGCATTGAAGTGGTTGTCCCAACCCCGGTACTGCTTGATCAGGTTGGGCAGCTGGGCGACCACGAACGCCTTGTCCCCGGTGACCAGGTAGTGCTGCCACACCGAGCTGGCGGCCCAGAAGCTGTACTCGTGGGCCCAGTCCGAGGTGTTCGGGTTCACCGACTCGACCATGGGCTTGGGGAACTGTCCGGGCCCCGCGAGCCAGTAGTTGATGACGTCCTTCACGTACTGCTGATCCCTCAGCCAGCGGCCCTCGTGGATGTGGTGCCCGGCCGCCGCGACGATGCCGCCGTAGGGCGCGCCGTAGAACACCGGCGTGAGGAACTCGTTGGACAGGTAGCCGTACTCCGCGCCCGTGTAGACCAGGTGCTCCTTGTAGGTCTGCCAGCGGTAGTAATAGACCTCCTGGATCTGCCGGTCCGGCACCTCGAGGAAGGGGATGTTGGCCTCGAACCACGGCTTGTCGTTGATGCCGCCCAGGAGCGCGGTGTGATCGAGGAAGGCCGTGCCTCCCGTGGGATTGCGCGCGTAGACGGTGGGCGCGTTGATCGCCCAGGCCGAACCCGCCACGCCAGCGGTCGTGGCGGCGAGCAGGGCGGCGGCG includes:
- a CDS encoding sensor histidine kinase — translated: MNPRPSPREALLRMQRRNYFVGASALLGGLVLHCVVTRDVPPGLVGVQLLSIVSFCLMGLGVGAGWISMRWAGALAAGLSLVTTTFFVHLSGGPQSPYFQVFFVMPFILSVFSPDSRMPTLIAGGAGLGVVILLNALAGVPPERILLQSVSFTTLLALALFGTRMYRRMIEAQQAAHAERLQALDQLAESERLRARAERERSDVERLVLVGQLAAGVAHEVNNPLAYVKANLSHVRRQLGSAHEPLDRQEMEEVLGETQQGVLRIQQIVTDLRGFSRAGVMGEEERGQLEQAAQEARRLVSMRLREEGAVHLVLAPGLPEVRLGQRHMVQVLVNLLLNAADAVDMAQPPRRPHITVSARLAAEGVILWVDDNGPGIPPEVLARLFEPFFTTKPPGKGTGLGLALCREYVARVGGSLHAENHAAGGARFVLSLPTAATLPLAQA
- a CDS encoding histidine phosphatase family protein, whose translation is MKKPSVLVLVRHGETAWSRSGQHTGRTDIPLLDEGRQMATRLREPLRAWTFAAVWTSPLSRASETCALAGFGDVAAPRPDLMEWDYGAYEGKTKDEIRAHRPDWRIWTDGVPQGESPQDVGARVDRVIAEARAVDGAVLVFAHSHLLRVLGARWLGLPPGDGRFFVLGTAAISVVALDPDSRQPVIQRWNDTSHLAPG
- a CDS encoding efflux RND transporter permease subunit, which gives rise to MRFPVDFDGAMGRFARLSYQRPGRVLLGALLVALLAAGFAARLGFHGSFVELLPSHTVEVSDLEAVSQKAGGDGYLVLRAQGAAPEELRRFAHALAPRLETLEEVRYVEYRYDTRFFADRALLLLSAPQLKGLREDLEEALRQQKLAANPLFVSLDDTPPLTFEEIARKHTPKLGVSEYLTSPDGRELYLFVKPAGVAGDLVFAQELVAAVQATSDAVAKDFPGVRTDATGTHVLRIEEDRRMREDLTRASMLSGLIAAAIVALSCRRLTALAVVGAPVGAGLLVTFAVVQVTIGYLNIITGFLVAILIGLGIEYGLHLFLRYAEERRELPAEAALVAAIQGTWAGALTSACTNAAAFAALTLAQFQAFAQFGWIAASGVMCTVLATYLLGPALVALTERLRPSRAAAPLPHRPRRSAPRPVPRMLLVGIVVGVGAIVAYSASVAHTVGFEPNMRKLRGEFAATRLDDHIISQLGRRHSPTVFLSPDVAQAGQLATTLRDLEARHGKDRTFADVVSLNDFLPRQGADVEAERAALRAFMDDLPESARTSDRLRPALDRLETLLAAKPYGVEAVPSEVRRRFTALDGAGSFVMAFKRESLSDTDALHRFGAQMDELREVARARGLDMKVLDSNLIAYRIFELVRKDGPGLLLAAGLAVFAMMAMSLRSLRRAGLVAGPLYVGLACLPAAMHLYGLKLNFINAVVLPNLLAIAVDNAVHLYHRYREEGPGSLAHVVRTTGVAAVVATLSNAAGYGALLTARHPGLKSIGELALLGVACAFLGTTVLFPALLALLERQPPGSRLEEDERLLPLPAEPEEEVQRSA
- a CDS encoding tannase/feruloyl esterase family alpha/beta hydrolase; protein product: MSPLPGASRSTLATLLLGVAACTHSPSAAPEARAPDCERLAALAVQGATLTQATRVPAQGPVPEYCRVRGELPPSLHFEVRLPTGWNGRTVYNGGGGYDGVIFPADENLARGYASVASDGGHTGTPAQGAFALEPGPLEDFASLSVHRVLPVARALIRAHYGQDATKTYFEGCSNGGREGLIAAQRWPEDFDGLVIHAPAHDFVSLMLAFNQHAQRLALPGALPSRAQLSHLGQAMLAACDAKDGLADGIVSHPGCAFDPGVLQCQGPERDTCLTPAQVASARALAAPVVVDGQVLYPGWPVGDAEDPGGWAAWRLEPGDFERSAGQVLSRELIRYFITRDPGFDPLRFQPGAWRERIAEVTAQVSALDPDLSRFRARGGKLILRHGSADGIISSRGTDAYYEAVVRAAGGQAQADTFVEYFPAPGVHHCGGIPGPGPNQVDWLSALETWVERGVPPSRTPLLAHTPDATGAPVLSRPVCKYPLYPRYSGAGNPNLADSFTCVAP
- a CDS encoding MGH1-like glycoside hydrolase domain-containing protein — its product is MPAPRIAAAALLAATTAGVAGSAWAINAPTVYARNPTGGTAFLDHTALLGGINDKPWFEANIPFLEVPDRQIQEVYYYRWQTYKEHLVYTGAEYGYLSNEFLTPVFYGAPYGGIVAAAGHHIHEGRWLRDQQYVKDVINYWLAGPGQFPKPMVESVNPNTSDWAHEYSFWAASSVWQHYLVTGDKAFVVAQLPNLIKQYRGWDNHFNATLGLYWQVPVWDATELTPASYESPDPYHGGAGYRPTLNAYQYGDARAIAQIAGLAGDTATTTEYNNRADALRTATRARLWDASRNFYYHMHRDNNPGYTLLGTREEHGFVPWMFHLPQASDATAFAQLLDPQGFAATYGPTTVERRSKWFNHEANKGCCRWTGPSWPYETSQTLTGLANLLIDYPAQTTITAANYVQLLRGYAATQYKNGVPYVAEAHDADANTWIYDGAGHSEDYNHSTYTDNVISGLLGVRGQADDTLTLKPLAPATWDYFALENLPYHGHNVTVLWDRLGTRYGQGVGLHVFVDGARVATQTGLGAVTVTVGAPLVQSNGGGKVNIAANGQRIAYKAQPFASYTFGGAGDNAWNAIDGLVFRNGIPQNTRWTTYATAQASDHFGVRYQHPITTSDVRLYFYDDGGGVRTPRSYDLQYWTGGAWASVPGQTRTPSAPTATTVNHITFPPLTTTQLRVVAPNAGGGTGWGLSEFEVWSAPVFLLQNVNSGKLMGIAAASQDNSAQVQQYADNGTLDHQWELVDAGGGWFKVLNLNSGLVLAVQGASQALSARIQQHQDSGTNDQLWRFVDAGGGQFKILNRHSGLVLGVDGMSKADSANVVQFSDNGTSDHLWRVEPAWQPRLFQDDFEGNTTQQWSPQLGTWSLCRPVSTEYCATGTGDNLTLGGSAGWRAYTMDASVLAHNAPLNAGIALIARAQDATHYYQAEFKRTSAGYTWAVSKNNGGTWTLLAGGLYPWPSGAGQYMNIRFSVQGDALTMGVWQPGGTWQTLGTGRDAQYASGRIGLRTWGGLTGGFDIVNVHGG